A region from the Rufibacter sp. DG15C genome encodes:
- the xth gene encoding exodeoxyribonuclease III, producing the protein MKIATYNVNGISARLPVLLRWLQETAPDVACLQELKAPEEKFPLQAIQDAGYEAIWHGQKSWNGVAILSKIGKPEELRKGLPGNDEDDQSRYIEAKVNGVIIACLYLPNGNPAPGPKFDYKLRWMEHFTKHAATLLASKEPVVLTGDYNVIPTEVDAYKPERWVEDALFRPETRAAFQELLAQGWTDAIRYLHPTETIYTYFDYFRNAFARNAGLRIDHFLLSPDLKDRLKAAGVDRDTRGWEKSSDHAPVWIELTDK; encoded by the coding sequence ATGAAGATTGCTACCTATAATGTGAATGGAATCAGTGCCCGCCTGCCCGTCTTGTTGCGATGGTTGCAAGAAACTGCACCAGATGTGGCCTGCTTGCAGGAGCTTAAAGCACCCGAAGAAAAGTTTCCCTTACAGGCTATTCAGGATGCTGGGTATGAAGCCATCTGGCACGGACAAAAAAGCTGGAACGGAGTGGCCATTCTATCTAAGATTGGCAAACCAGAAGAACTGCGTAAAGGCCTACCTGGCAACGATGAGGATGACCAAAGCCGGTACATAGAAGCGAAGGTAAATGGCGTCATCATTGCCTGTCTGTATTTACCCAACGGCAACCCCGCCCCCGGCCCAAAGTTTGACTACAAGTTGCGCTGGATGGAGCATTTTACCAAGCACGCCGCCACTCTTCTGGCCTCAAAAGAACCCGTAGTGTTAACCGGCGACTACAACGTGATTCCTACAGAAGTAGACGCCTACAAACCTGAGCGCTGGGTTGAAGATGCCTTGTTTAGACCAGAGACCCGGGCCGCTTTTCAAGAGTTGCTGGCACAGGGCTGGACAGATGCTATTAGGTACTTGCACCCAACAGAAACCATCTATACCTATTTTGATTACTTCAGGAATGCTTTTGCCAGAAACGCCGGGCTTCGCATTGACCATTTCCTGCTGAGCCCCGATTTAAAAGACAGACTGAAAGCCGCCGGCGTGGACCGTGATACCCGGGGTTGGGAAAAATCAAGCGACCACGCCCCTGTATGGATTGAACTGACAGACAAGTAG
- the rlmF gene encoding 23S rRNA (adenine(1618)-N(6))-methyltransferase RlmF, with translation MLPKKKIHPEEKFELHPRNKHRARYDFKKLIKTNPELERYVRLNEYKDASIDFFNPAAVKALNKALLQHFYKLAFWDIPEGYLCPPIPGRADYLHHMADLLAESAARVGLNQKIPKGDKITCLDVGVGANCVYPIIGHQEYGWGFIGADIDPVSLSSAQKIVAQNPALKGHVEIRRQPNPKDIFKGILPPGEYVDVTVCNPPFHASAAEAQAGSKRKVSNLKQQRVSKAVLNFGGQSNELWCAGGEPAFIDNMVRQSKEFSSSCFWFSTLVSKQANVARVHKALQAAGALEVKTIPMSQGNKASRVIAWTFLTPAQQKNWIETRWK, from the coding sequence ATGCTTCCTAAAAAGAAAATCCATCCCGAAGAGAAGTTTGAGTTGCATCCCAGAAACAAGCACCGGGCCCGGTATGATTTTAAAAAACTCATCAAAACCAACCCTGAATTGGAGCGCTATGTGCGGTTGAACGAGTACAAAGACGCTTCTATAGATTTCTTTAATCCGGCTGCGGTCAAGGCCCTGAACAAGGCCTTACTCCAACACTTTTACAAACTAGCCTTTTGGGACATACCTGAAGGATATCTATGCCCGCCCATTCCGGGAAGAGCAGACTACCTCCATCACATGGCAGACCTGCTAGCCGAAAGCGCCGCACGTGTTGGTCTAAACCAAAAAATCCCCAAAGGAGATAAAATTACGTGTTTGGATGTGGGCGTGGGCGCCAATTGCGTGTACCCTATCATTGGGCATCAAGAATATGGATGGGGGTTTATAGGCGCAGACATTGACCCGGTATCCCTTTCCTCTGCCCAAAAGATTGTAGCGCAGAACCCAGCCTTAAAAGGGCATGTAGAAATCAGGCGCCAACCCAACCCAAAGGATATTTTCAAAGGCATACTACCCCCAGGGGAATATGTGGATGTGACTGTCTGTAACCCGCCATTCCATGCATCGGCGGCAGAAGCGCAGGCGGGGTCTAAGCGCAAGGTGAGCAACTTGAAACAGCAGCGGGTCTCTAAAGCAGTCCTTAATTTTGGAGGACAGAGCAATGAGCTGTGGTGCGCGGGCGGCGAACCTGCTTTTATTGACAACATGGTCCGTCAGAGCAAGGAGTTTTCCTCTTCCTGTTTTTGGTTTTCTACCTTGGTTTCTAAGCAGGCTAATGTTGCCAGGGTGCATAAAGCGCTACAAGCGGCAGGTGCCTTAGAAGTGAAGACCATTCCTATGAGCCAGGGGAACAAAGCCAGCAGGGTCATTGCCTGGACCTTTTTAACCCCAGCCCAACAAAAAAACTGGATAGAAACCAGATGGAAGTAG
- a CDS encoding RidA family protein, which translates to MQREAFTARGAVSVGPYSHAVATSDLLYLSGQTPIAAETGKLIEGDISAQTEQCFKNLFNVLAAAGLTPNHVVKVNVFLTDMAHFEAMNTVYAQQFSAPYPARTTIGVASLPLGAQVELEMIARRSKLQDLLPVAGRITIQKQNLSAGLSFPDYH; encoded by the coding sequence ATGCAAAGAGAAGCATTCACCGCCCGCGGTGCCGTATCTGTAGGACCTTATTCGCATGCGGTGGCCACCTCAGACCTTCTTTATCTTTCCGGGCAAACACCTATAGCGGCAGAGACCGGTAAATTGATTGAAGGAGACATCAGCGCGCAGACTGAGCAGTGTTTCAAAAACCTGTTCAATGTGCTGGCTGCGGCAGGCTTGACCCCCAATCATGTGGTCAAAGTCAATGTGTTTTTGACGGACATGGCCCATTTTGAGGCCATGAACACAGTGTACGCCCAGCAGTTTTCAGCCCCATATCCGGCGCGCACTACCATTGGCGTGGCGTCTCTGCCGTTGGGTGCCCAGGTTGAATTAGAAATGATTGCCAGAAGAAGCAAGCTACAGGATTTGCTGCCAGTTGCAGGCAGGATAACCATTCAAAAACAAAACTTATCCGCCGGACTTTCATTTCCAGATTATCATTGA